A region from the Flexibacter flexilis DSM 6793 genome encodes:
- a CDS encoding lipoprotein signal peptidase, whose translation MQDSQQKSQDFYKYYLVSLLVIGIDQAVKLGVHFNMEYGAAGEIKIFGDWFKLYYIRNPGMAFGMELGHQYGKLMLSVFRLFAMFAIAYYLRYLAIRHTHKGFLYCLALILGGAVGNLVDSIFYGVWLDIPAPNASTPWFHGQVVDMLYVDLWQGILPDWVPIWGGEFFSFWPIFNIADSAIFVGVVAILIFQNTFFPQPKDAESNAPAEKKETE comes from the coding sequence ATGCAAGATTCACAGCAAAAGTCCCAAGACTTTTACAAATATTATTTAGTTAGTTTGTTGGTCATTGGCATAGACCAAGCCGTAAAACTGGGCGTTCATTTCAATATGGAATACGGCGCAGCGGGCGAAATCAAAATTTTTGGCGACTGGTTCAAACTCTATTACATCCGCAATCCTGGCATGGCCTTCGGCATGGAACTTGGCCACCAATACGGCAAACTGATGCTGAGTGTTTTTAGGCTTTTTGCCATGTTTGCCATTGCCTATTATTTGCGCTATTTGGCGATTCGCCACACGCACAAAGGCTTTTTGTATTGCTTGGCTTTGATTCTGGGCGGTGCAGTCGGCAATTTGGTGGACAGTATTTTTTATGGCGTTTGGCTGGATATTCCTGCGCCTAATGCCAGCACGCCTTGGTTTCATGGGCAAGTGGTGGATATGCTGTACGTGGATTTGTGGCAAGGCATTTTGCCCGACTGGGTGCCGATTTGGGGCGGGGAGTTTTTCTCGTTTTGGCCGATTTTCAACATCGCCGATTCCGCGATTTTTGTGGGCGTAGTTGCGATTCTGATTTTCCAGAATACGTTTTTCCCGCAACCCAAAGACGCTGAAAGCAACGCGCCAGCCGAAAAAAAAGAAACGGAGTAA
- a CDS encoding DUF6934 family protein: MQNNNHYDIEVTLNEERLQYLFASIGNSTIIKAIEYSPITLLGNRVVYNLGFGDYDEESKTIIDNINSNNGDMYTVFNTVLHTVPLFFESKPDCVLYVCGSDSTENFKESCLPFCEKKCNEFCKKENQRIKTYRYFVDKNFENLSNNYIFFGKNRTANNTFVQYVPGHEYHDILVYKKNN; the protein is encoded by the coding sequence TTGCAAAATAATAACCATTACGACATAGAAGTAACTTTAAATGAAGAAAGATTACAATATCTTTTTGCAAGTATTGGTAACTCTACTATAATTAAAGCTATTGAATACAGTCCAATAACACTTTTGGGCAATAGGGTTGTATATAATTTAGGTTTTGGGGATTATGATGAAGAAAGTAAAACAATAATAGACAACATAAACAGTAATAATGGAGATATGTACACTGTGTTTAATACAGTTTTGCATACAGTTCCATTATTTTTTGAATCAAAACCAGATTGTGTATTATATGTATGCGGTAGTGATTCAACTGAAAATTTTAAGGAGAGCTGTTTACCATTTTGTGAAAAGAAATGTAATGAGTTTTGCAAAAAAGAAAATCAACGAATTAAAACATACAGATATTTTGTAGATAAAAATTTTGAAAACCTAAGTAACAATTATATTTTTTTCGGGAAAAATCGAACAGCAAATAACACTTTTGTCCAATATGTACCAGGCCATGAATATCATGATATTTTGGTATATAAAAAAAATAATTAA
- a CDS encoding type I restriction endonuclease subunit R, whose product MTRITENLIETFAIELLEKLGYTYLYGSDIAPFAANAESTERESFEQVLLLGRLQNAIKRLNPSIPADAQAEAVKTIQRIASPELLTNNETFHRLLTEGVPVSKRIDGDDRGDSVWLIDFKNPHNNEFVVVNQFTIIENGHNKRPDVMLFVNGIPLVVMELKNAADENTTIHSAFKQVETYKAIIPSLFTYNAFVIISDGLEAKVGSISAGLSRFMAWKSADGKAEASHLVSQLETLIQGMLNKKTLIDLIRHFIVFEKSKKQDAATGITTISTVKKLANYHQYYAVNKAVESTLRASGFDTSLHTEFAGNDRVPSVQNQPIGDRKGGVIWHTQGSGKSLSMVFYTGKIVLTLENPTILVITDRNDLDDQLFDTFAASKQLLRQEPVQAENRNHLKELLKVSSGGVVFATVQKFQPEEGNVYEQLSDRKNIVVVADEAHRTQYGFRAKTIDEKDEKGNVIGKKIVYGFAKYMRDALPNATYVGFTGTPIESSDVNTPAVFGNYVDIYDIAQAVEDGATVRIFYESRLAKVNLSEEGKRLAEELDEELAQEDLTDTQKAKAKWTQLEALVGSENRVAAIAKDIVTHFGQRQEVFEGKGMIVSMSRRIAADLYQAIINLKPEWHSEDLTKGVIKVVMTSVSSDGPTISKHHTTKEQRRILAERMKNPDDELQLVIVRDMWLTGFDAPSMHTLYIDKPMKGHNLMQAIARVNRVYKDKPGGLVVDYLGIAADLKKALAFYSDAGGKGDPTNLQEQAVGLMLEKLEVVSQMYHGFPYETFFEADTSQKLSLILAAEEHILGLDDGKKRYINEVTALSKAFAIATPHEQAMDVKDEVSFFQAVKARLAKFDVTGTGRTDEEIETTIRQVIDRALVSEKVIDVFDAAGIKKPDISILSEEFLKELKGMEHKNVALEVLKKLLNDEIKSRAKQNLVKSRSFLEMLENSIRKYHNKILTAAEVMDELIKLSKEIVETDNEAKHMGLTDFEYAFYTAVANNDSAKELMQQDRLKELAVVLTETIRQNASIDWTIKESVKAKLKVAVKRILRKYGYPPDMQLLATETVLKQAEMIANEITS is encoded by the coding sequence ATGACACGAATCACCGAAAATCTTATTGAAACCTTCGCCATTGAATTACTCGAAAAACTCGGCTATACTTATCTGTACGGCTCCGACATTGCGCCCTTTGCCGCCAACGCAGAAAGTACAGAAAGAGAAAGTTTTGAACAAGTGCTGTTGTTGGGCAGGCTGCAAAACGCCATAAAAAGGCTCAATCCCAGCATTCCAGCCGACGCACAGGCGGAGGCCGTCAAAACGATTCAGCGCATCGCTTCGCCCGAACTGCTGACCAACAACGAAACATTTCATCGGCTGCTCACCGAAGGCGTTCCCGTTTCCAAACGCATAGACGGCGACGACAGAGGCGACAGCGTTTGGCTCATCGATTTTAAAAATCCGCACAACAACGAATTTGTGGTAGTCAATCAGTTTACGATTATAGAAAACGGCCACAACAAACGGCCTGATGTGATGCTGTTTGTCAATGGTATTCCGTTGGTGGTGATGGAGTTGAAAAACGCCGCCGACGAAAACACCACCATTCATTCGGCTTTCAAGCAAGTAGAAACCTACAAAGCCATTATCCCAAGTCTTTTTACTTACAATGCTTTTGTGATTATTTCCGACGGCTTGGAAGCGAAAGTAGGTTCTATTTCGGCGGGTTTAAGTCGTTTTATGGCTTGGAAATCGGCAGACGGAAAAGCCGAAGCCTCGCATTTGGTGAGCCAGTTAGAAACACTGATTCAAGGAATGCTCAATAAAAAAACCTTGATAGATTTAATCAGGCATTTTATTGTTTTTGAGAAATCGAAAAAACAAGATGCCGCCACAGGCATTACCACCATTTCGACGGTAAAGAAATTAGCCAATTATCATCAATACTATGCCGTAAACAAAGCCGTAGAATCAACGTTGCGGGCGTCGGGGTTTGATACCTCTTTGCATACGGAATTTGCAGGAAACGACCGAGTGCCCAGCGTACAGAATCAACCCATCGGCGATAGAAAAGGCGGCGTGATTTGGCACACACAAGGCAGCGGAAAATCGTTGTCAATGGTTTTTTATACGGGGAAAATCGTCCTGACGCTGGAAAACCCAACTATTTTGGTCATTACAGACCGCAACGATTTGGACGACCAACTTTTTGATACTTTCGCCGCCTCCAAACAATTGTTGAGACAAGAACCCGTTCAGGCAGAAAATAGAAATCATCTAAAGGAATTATTAAAGGTCTCGTCGGGTGGTGTGGTGTTTGCCACCGTGCAAAAGTTTCAACCAGAAGAAGGCAATGTGTACGAACAACTTTCTGACCGAAAAAACATTGTTGTTGTCGCCGACGAAGCACACCGAACGCAATATGGTTTTAGAGCAAAAACCATTGATGAAAAAGACGAAAAGGGCAATGTAATTGGCAAGAAAATCGTCTATGGTTTTGCAAAATATATGCGAGATGCGCTGCCGAATGCGACTTATGTCGGCTTTACGGGAACGCCCATCGAAAGCTCAGACGTAAACACCCCAGCGGTTTTTGGCAACTACGTGGACATTTACGATATAGCCCAAGCCGTTGAAGATGGCGCAACGGTTCGTATTTTTTACGAAAGTCGCTTGGCAAAAGTGAATCTGAGCGAAGAAGGCAAACGATTAGCTGAGGAGTTGGACGAGGAACTGGCACAAGAAGATTTGACCGATACCCAAAAAGCCAAAGCCAAATGGACGCAGTTAGAAGCCTTGGTGGGTAGTGAAAATCGCGTGGCGGCTATTGCCAAAGATATAGTAACACACTTCGGCCAACGTCAGGAAGTGTTTGAAGGCAAAGGCATGATTGTGAGCATGAGCCGCCGAATCGCGGCAGATTTGTATCAGGCAATTATCAACCTGAAACCCGAATGGCATTCGGAAGATTTGACGAAAGGCGTGATAAAAGTAGTAATGACTTCGGTTTCTTCGGATGGCCCGACCATTTCCAAACATCATACCACCAAAGAACAACGGAGAATATTGGCCGAACGAATGAAAAATCCTGACGACGAGTTACAGTTGGTCATCGTGCGGGATATGTGGCTTACGGGTTTTGACGCGCCAAGTATGCACACACTTTACATTGACAAACCCATGAAAGGGCATAATTTGATGCAGGCCATCGCAAGGGTAAACCGCGTGTACAAAGACAAACCAGGTGGTTTGGTGGTAGATTATTTGGGCATTGCGGCAGACCTGAAAAAAGCATTGGCATTTTATTCGGATGCAGGCGGCAAAGGCGACCCCACCAATTTGCAAGAGCAAGCCGTAGGGTTGATGTTGGAGAAATTAGAAGTTGTTTCTCAGATGTATCATGGTTTCCCTTACGAAACTTTTTTTGAGGCCGACACTTCCCAAAAATTGTCGTTGATACTTGCCGCCGAAGAACACATTTTAGGTTTGGACGATGGAAAGAAACGTTACATCAACGAAGTAACCGCCTTGTCAAAAGCCTTTGCCATTGCCACGCCGCATGAGCAAGCCATGGACGTAAAAGACGAAGTTTCTTTTTTTCAGGCAGTAAAAGCAAGGTTAGCAAAGTTTGACGTAACTGGCACTGGCAGAACAGACGAAGAAATCGAAACGACAATCCGCCAAGTAATCGACAGGGCATTGGTTTCTGAAAAAGTAATAGATGTTTTTGATGCGGCAGGCATTAAGAAGCCCGATATTTCCATTTTATCCGAAGAGTTTTTGAAAGAACTAAAAGGAATGGAGCATAAAAATGTAGCTTTAGAAGTGTTGAAAAAACTTTTGAATGATGAAATAAAATCCAGAGCCAAACAGAACTTAGTGAAAAGCAGGTCGTTTTTAGAAATGCTTGAAAATTCTATTAGGAAATACCATAACAAAATTCTGACGGCAGCCGAAGTAATGGACGAACTCATCAAGCTGAGTAAGGAAATTGTGGAAACGGACAATGAAGCTAAGCACATGGGCTTGACCGACTTTGAATATGCTTTTTATACGGCAGTAGCCAACAACGACAGCGCAAAAGAACTCATGCAACAGGACAGACTAAAAGAACTTGCCGTCGTGCTGACCGAAACCATCAGGCAAAACGCCTCTATCGACTGGACCATCAAGGAGAGCGTAAAAGCCAAATTGAAAGTAGCGGTGAAAAGAATATTGAGAAAATACGGCTATCCGCCAGATATGCAACTGTTAGCAACCGAGACGGTTTTGAAACAAGCCGAAATGATAGCAAACGAAATAACGAGCTAA
- a CDS encoding transposase, protein MDKFNNKYRIASARAYFWDYGWNAAYFVTICTQDRINWFGKVLDGKMVLSDIGEIAHKCWAEIPQHFPFVKLGAFVVMPNHVHGIVIIDKTETDLNVEAQNIAVVREQTQKFAPPSPTETQTQNKFGPQSQNLASIIRGFKIGVTKNARLLHANFAWQPRYHDHIIRDERAYHNISEYIIQNPVKWSEDKFYMS, encoded by the coding sequence ATGGATAAATTCAACAACAAATATCGTATTGCTTCCGCCCGTGCCTATTTTTGGGATTATGGTTGGAACGCCGCCTATTTTGTTACCATTTGCACCCAAGACCGAATCAACTGGTTTGGCAAGGTGTTGGACGGGAAAATGGTGTTATCGGACATTGGCGAAATTGCGCATAAATGTTGGGCGGAAATCCCCCAACATTTTCCGTTTGTAAAATTGGGGGCGTTTGTTGTCATGCCCAATCATGTGCACGGGATTGTTATTATTGATAAAACGGAAACCGATTTGAATGTAGAGGCGCAAAATATTGCGGTGGTTCGGGAACAGACGCAAAAATTTGCACCACCATCACCCACCGAAACCCAAACCCAAAACAAATTTGGGCCACAATCCCAAAATTTGGCCTCCATTATTCGTGGATTTAAAATTGGGGTAACCAAAAATGCGCGCCTTTTGCATGCCAATTTTGCATGGCAACCACGTTACCACGACCACATCATACGCGACGAACGAGCCTATCACAACATTTCGGAATACATCATTCAGAATCCCGTGAAATGGTCGGAAGATAAATTTTATATGTCATGA
- a CDS encoding restriction endonuclease subunit S has product MSEIIEKPLNEIGCSFLSGFAFKSSDYSNKGIPLIKIGNIQNRVVTVDSNGDRISEELINDRTKRFLLSNNDVLIAMTGQGSVGRVGKLKLRNGDKAFLNQRVGKFLCDEVNVNKDYLYYILTTNKYQDYLFNTGAGSGQPNLSPELILKTEIPWVEYPEQTAIASVLSSLDDKIDLLHRQNATLEQMAETLFRQWFVEEAKEEWEETTLENHTEVFRGLSYKGSGLSEIGVGLPMHNLNSVYEGGGYKYEGIKFYKGEYKERHLVNTGDIIVTNTEQGHEFRLIGFPAIVPDYYGLKGLFSQHIYKLIPIEDSYLSNEFLYYLLMTSSVREQIIAATNGSTVNMLAIDGLQRPEFKLPPKDLVEIFTTIVYSYWKKKYANQTQIRTLTSLRDTLLPKLMSGEVRVV; this is encoded by the coding sequence ATGAGTGAGATTATAGAAAAACCACTCAATGAGATTGGTTGTAGTTTTTTATCTGGTTTTGCATTTAAAAGCTCAGATTATTCAAATAAAGGTATCCCTTTAATTAAAATAGGTAACATACAAAATCGTGTTGTCACAGTTGACTCAAATGGAGACCGTATATCCGAAGAATTGATTAACGATAGAACAAAAAGGTTTCTACTGAGTAATAATGATGTCCTTATTGCAATGACTGGTCAGGGTAGTGTAGGAAGAGTAGGAAAATTAAAATTAAGAAACGGAGACAAAGCCTTTCTTAATCAACGAGTTGGGAAGTTTTTATGTGATGAAGTTAACGTAAATAAGGATTATCTTTATTACATATTAACAACAAATAAATATCAAGACTATCTTTTTAATACAGGGGCTGGAAGTGGGCAACCCAATCTAAGCCCTGAATTAATTTTAAAAACAGAAATTCCTTGGGTTGAATACCCAGAACAAACGGCCATTGCCTCGGTGCTTAGCAGTTTGGACGACAAAATAGACCTGCTGCACCGCCAAAACGCCACCTTAGAACAAATGGCCGAAACGCTTTTTAGGCAGTGGTTTGTGGAGGAAGCAAAGGAGGAGTGGGAGGAAACCACATTAGAAAATCATACTGAAGTTTTTCGCGGCTTGAGTTATAAAGGAAGTGGTCTTTCTGAAATTGGTGTTGGATTGCCAATGCATAATTTAAATTCTGTTTACGAGGGGGGTGGATACAAATATGAAGGAATTAAATTTTATAAAGGTGAGTACAAGGAAAGACATTTGGTAAATACAGGTGACATAATTGTAACAAATACAGAGCAAGGGCATGAATTTAGATTAATTGGTTTCCCTGCAATTGTTCCTGATTACTATGGATTAAAAGGACTCTTCAGCCAGCACATATATAAGCTTATTCCTATAGAAGATTCTTATCTATCAAATGAATTTCTTTACTATTTATTGATGACATCATCTGTTCGGGAACAAATAATAGCTGCGACAAATGGTTCTACTGTTAATATGCTTGCGATTGATGGCTTACAAAGACCTGAATTTAAATTGCCGCCAAAAGACCTTGTTGAAATTTTTACAACCATAGTTTATAGTTATTGGAAAAAGAAATATGCGAATCAAACCCAAATCCGCACGCTTACGTCCTTACGGGATACGTTGTTGCCGAAGTTGATGAGTGGGGAGGTTCGGGTCGTGTAG
- a CDS encoding type I restriction-modification system subunit M — protein MAKQKATTEEPLEKQLWKTADKLRKNIDAAEYKHIVLGLIFLKYISDAFEELHARLKAEEANGADPEDKDEYKAENVFFVPQDARWNYLQANAKQPEIGKLVDDAMDAIEKENASLKGVLPKVFARQNLDPTSLGELIDLVGTIALGDAKARSADVLGHVFEYFLGEFALAEGKKGGQFYTPRSVVELLVEMLEPYKGRVFDPCCGSGGMFVQSEKFVADHQGQLNDISIYGQESNQTTWRLAKMNLAIRGIDSSQVKWNNEGSFLNDAHKDLKADYIIANPPFNVSDWGGELMRTDGRWQYGTPPTGNANFAWLQHFIYHLSPNGRAGVVLAKGALTSKTSGEGDIRKALVENGLIDCIVNLPAKLFLNTQIPAALWFMSRTRTKKIPSNGEVPKERGGDRDRSKEILFIDARNLGHLINRRTRELSKEDIDKIAGTYHAWRNPDADYQDIAGFCAAAPLAKVAELDFVLTPGRYVGLPDEEDDFNFAERFAELKTTLEAQLKEEAQLNEIIAANLLKIKINE, from the coding sequence ATGGCAAAACAAAAAGCGACAACCGAAGAACCGCTCGAAAAACAACTTTGGAAAACAGCGGACAAACTCCGCAAAAACATAGATGCTGCCGAATACAAGCACATTGTGTTGGGGTTGATTTTCCTCAAATACATTTCTGATGCTTTCGAAGAGTTGCATGCACGGCTCAAAGCGGAGGAAGCAAACGGCGCAGACCCCGAAGACAAAGACGAATACAAAGCCGAAAATGTATTTTTTGTGCCGCAGGATGCCCGCTGGAACTACTTGCAGGCCAACGCCAAACAACCCGAAATCGGGAAATTGGTGGACGATGCCATGGACGCCATCGAAAAAGAAAATGCTTCGCTGAAAGGCGTTTTGCCGAAAGTGTTTGCACGCCAAAACCTCGACCCCACCAGCTTGGGCGAACTCATCGACCTTGTCGGGACGATTGCGTTGGGAGATGCCAAAGCCAGAAGTGCCGATGTGCTCGGACACGTATTTGAGTATTTTTTGGGCGAGTTTGCCTTGGCCGAAGGCAAAAAAGGCGGACAGTTTTACACGCCAAGAAGCGTAGTAGAATTGTTGGTGGAAATGTTAGAGCCTTACAAAGGACGCGTATTTGACCCGTGCTGCGGCTCTGGGGGGATGTTTGTACAATCCGAAAAATTCGTGGCCGACCACCAAGGACAACTAAACGACATTTCCATTTACGGGCAAGAAAGCAACCAAACCACGTGGCGATTGGCCAAAATGAACTTGGCCATTCGGGGCATCGACAGCTCGCAGGTGAAATGGAACAACGAAGGTTCTTTTTTGAACGACGCACACAAAGACCTGAAAGCCGATTATATCATTGCCAATCCGCCGTTTAACGTCAGCGATTGGGGCGGCGAGCTGATGCGAACCGACGGACGCTGGCAATACGGCACACCGCCCACAGGCAACGCCAATTTTGCATGGCTTCAGCATTTCATTTATCACCTATCACCCAACGGGCGAGCGGGGGTTGTGTTGGCGAAAGGGGCTTTGACCTCCAAAACCTCTGGCGAAGGCGACATCCGAAAAGCATTGGTCGAAAATGGCCTGATTGATTGCATCGTGAACCTGCCCGCCAAACTGTTTCTGAACACGCAAATCCCTGCGGCTCTGTGGTTTATGAGCCGCACCCGCACGAAAAAAATCCCTTCTAACGGAGAGGTGCCCAAAGAGCGGGGTGGTGATAGAGACCGCAGCAAAGAGATTTTGTTTATTGATGCCCGCAACTTGGGGCACTTAATCAACCGCCGCACCCGCGAACTTTCCAAAGAAGACATTGATAAAATCGCGGGGACTTACCACGCGTGGCGAAACCCAGACGCTGACTACCAAGATATTGCAGGTTTTTGTGCGGCGGCGCCCTTGGCCAAAGTAGCCGAATTGGACTTTGTACTGACCCCAGGCCGATATGTGGGGCTGCCCGACGAAGAGGACGATTTTAATTTTGCGGAACGTTTCGCGGAGCTAAAAACAACACTTGAAGCACAACTCAAAGAGGAAGCCCAACTCAACGAAATTATTGCTGCCAACCTTTTAAAAATTAAAATCAATGAGTGA
- a CDS encoding glycoside hydrolase family 31 protein, with protein MANSALFRSLSASTQAQCTAHGLQLHTAEATVNISVYTPEIIRVCIEQNTETDFSYSVIIPPQNPDFEIIEQENHWQISTAKLRLEVGKSPVRFRFFDKNNALLNEDDAAFGTGWLGEEVVTYKKLQPYERFLGLGEKTGNQDKRGRAYTNWNTDSFAYGAESDPLYQTLPFYIGVHSGLSYGIFMDSTYRSWYNFGASNNRFASFAAQAGRMNYYFIHDTTIKGIIAAYTQLTGRAELPPRWSLGLQQCRYSYYPDVEVQRIADTFRQKQIPADALYLDIHYMQDYKVFTWHGERFSSPQKLTQHLAEQGFEVVVITDPGIKIEDGYTPYEEGKAQGLFLQYPDGENYAACVWPGWCHFPDFTNPAARAWWANSMQTLTEQGVTGFWTDMNEPASWGQATPDLVEFDYEGQRTSHKQGHNAYGLQMTRATYEGARQHLPEKRPFVLTRAGYAGVQRYAAVWTGDNIASDEHLLVGVRLLMSMGLAGVSFTGTDIGGFVGEASKNLFARWISVAAFTAYFRIHTMIDNRQTDAWSFGERTEAIARNYINLRYKLLPYLYAMFWENSQTGLPVVRSLAIEHSHDEKIYLFDYQNQFMCGESLLICPTESYQRFCKVYLPANAGGWYDFYNGKHWAAEQEIIIECPVERLPVFVKAGGMLLAQNATQHTKQKPQPVLHLHLYRGAATQELVWYEDDGTSYGYANGDFYKRVIRFSPTERKLKIEAVEGNYISDYQEIKIHLHDFGKVDGVRHTTGQTPTHREHFGWMDTLPNFDPFVGAPPAAETSICHTATIANTAEMITLEW; from the coding sequence ATGGCAAATTCAGCACTTTTCCGCAGCCTTAGCGCAAGCACGCAAGCGCAATGCACCGCGCACGGCCTGCAACTCCACACGGCAGAAGCCACCGTAAACATTAGCGTTTACACGCCCGAAATTATCCGTGTTTGCATCGAGCAAAACACCGAAACGGACTTTTCATATTCCGTCATTATTCCGCCACAAAATCCTGATTTTGAAATAATTGAACAAGAAAACCATTGGCAAATTAGTACCGCCAAACTGCGTTTGGAAGTGGGCAAATCGCCTGTGCGTTTTCGTTTTTTTGATAAAAATAATGCGTTGCTCAACGAAGATGATGCCGCTTTCGGGACGGGTTGGCTCGGCGAAGAAGTGGTTACTTACAAAAAATTGCAGCCTTATGAGCGTTTTTTGGGTTTGGGAGAAAAAACAGGCAACCAAGACAAACGCGGACGCGCGTACACCAACTGGAACACCGATAGTTTCGCCTACGGCGCAGAAAGCGACCCACTTTACCAAACGTTGCCGTTTTATATTGGCGTGCACAGTGGCTTGTCCTACGGGATTTTTATGGATAGCACTTATCGTTCTTGGTACAATTTCGGGGCTTCTAATAATCGTTTTGCTTCGTTTGCCGCGCAAGCGGGTCGCATGAATTATTATTTCATCCACGACACGACGATTAAAGGAATTATTGCGGCTTATACGCAACTGACAGGCCGCGCCGAATTGCCGCCGCGCTGGAGTTTGGGGCTGCAACAATGCCGATACAGCTATTATCCCGACGTGGAGGTACAGCGCATCGCCGACACGTTCCGACAAAAGCAAATTCCAGCCGATGCCCTGTACTTGGACATTCACTATATGCAAGATTATAAGGTGTTTACGTGGCACGGCGAGCGTTTTTCTTCTCCCCAAAAACTCACGCAACATTTAGCAGAACAAGGCTTTGAAGTGGTCGTGATTACTGACCCAGGCATCAAGATAGAAGACGGCTACACGCCGTACGAAGAAGGCAAAGCGCAAGGGCTTTTCTTACAATACCCCGACGGCGAAAACTACGCGGCTTGCGTATGGCCAGGTTGGTGTCATTTTCCTGATTTCACGAATCCTGCGGCGCGTGCGTGGTGGGCAAATTCTATGCAAACACTTACAGAACAAGGCGTTACGGGATTCTGGACGGACATGAACGAGCCAGCCTCTTGGGGACAAGCTACGCCCGATTTGGTGGAGTTTGACTACGAAGGCCAGCGCACCAGCCACAAACAAGGCCACAACGCCTACGGCCTACAAATGACACGCGCCACTTACGAAGGCGCACGCCAACATTTGCCTGAAAAACGCCCTTTTGTACTCACGCGGGCAGGTTATGCGGGCGTGCAACGCTACGCAGCTGTTTGGACAGGCGATAACATTGCTTCCGACGAACATTTGTTGGTTGGCGTGCGCCTGCTGATGAGCATGGGACTTGCGGGCGTGTCGTTCACGGGGACGGACATCGGCGGTTTTGTGGGCGAGGCTTCCAAAAATTTGTTTGCGCGGTGGATTTCGGTGGCAGCTTTTACGGCTTATTTCCGCATCCATACCATGATAGACAACCGCCAAACCGATGCGTGGTCTTTCGGGGAACGCACCGAAGCCATTGCCCGCAACTACATTAACCTTCGCTATAAATTGTTGCCGTATCTGTACGCGATGTTTTGGGAAAATAGCCAAACGGGTTTGCCTGTGGTGCGGAGTTTGGCCATTGAGCACAGCCACGACGAAAAAATATATCTATTTGATTATCAGAACCAATTCATGTGCGGCGAAAGCCTTTTGATTTGTCCAACGGAAAGTTACCAGCGGTTTTGTAAAGTGTATTTGCCCGCCAATGCAGGCGGTTGGTACGACTTTTATAACGGCAAACATTGGGCAGCCGAACAAGAAATTATCATAGAATGTCCAGTAGAGCGGCTACCCGTTTTTGTGAAAGCGGGCGGTATGTTGCTTGCCCAAAACGCAACACAACACACCAAACAAAAGCCCCAGCCCGTTTTGCATTTGCATTTGTACAGAGGTGCGGCCACGCAAGAGTTGGTTTGGTACGAGGACGACGGCACAAGTTACGGCTACGCCAACGGCGATTTTTACAAGCGTGTTATTCGCTTTTCCCCAACCGAAAGAAAACTAAAAATCGAGGCCGTAGAAGGGAATTATATTTCTGATTATCAGGAAATTAAAATACATCTGCACGATTTCGGGAAAGTGGATGGCGTGCGCCACACCACAGGCCAAACGCCTACGCACCGCGAGCATTTCGGATGGATGGACACTTTGCCCAACTTTGACCCCTTCGTAGGTGCGCCACCAGCCGCCGAAACCAGTATTTGCCACACGGCCACCATCGCCAACACTGCGGAAATGATAACGCTGGAGTGGTAA